The following is a genomic window from Deinococcus aerolatus.
TGGCGGCACGCCCACCGGGACGGCCGTGATCACCCCGGCCTTCGGGCTGGAGGCCCAGGGCGTCCGGTACGTGATTCACGCCGTGGGGCCGGTGTGGCGCGGCGGCCACCACGGCGAGCCCGAATTGCTAGCCGGGGCGTACCGCCGCAGCCTGGACCTGGCGGTGGAGCACGGCTGCCCCAGCATTGCCTTTCCCTCCCTCAGCACGGGCGTTTACGGGTATCCCGGCGAGAAGGCCGCGCCGGTGGCCCTGGCGACCATCCTAGATGTTTTGGAGCGTTATCCCGCGCTGGAGGTGCGCGTCGTGCTGTATGACGTGGGCAGCCTGCAGGTCTTTCAGCGGGCGCTGACGCGGCTGCGGGGGTAAATCGCGCCAGCGCCGGATCTCCTGCGGCGTCCGGCAGCCGCCTCAAAGTAGACGCTCATGCACGGCGCTTAGGATGCCCCCATATGTCCCCGCACCTGAAGCTGGCCCCCCTGATCTTCCCGCGCACCTCCGCGCGGACGCTGATGCTTGCTGTGGCCGCAAGCCTCGCCGCCGCGTCGCTGTCCGGCCCTTCTCTGGCCCAGACCGCCGCGCCCCGACCCGCCGCCGCCTCTGCCGCCACCACGCAGGCGGCCAGCGCCGTCGCCGTCGAGATCAGCGCCGCCGTCAGGGGCCAGATCATCAGTTGCCCGGCCAGCCTGAAGCTCAGCCCGCGTGCGGTCTGTCTGTACGTGCCCAGCGGCTCGGCGTCGCTGCGGCCCCTGATCGCCGGCAAGCTCAGCGGGCGCACGGCGGCAGGCTGGAAGACGACCGGCAAGACCAGCACGCTGCTGGTCAGCCAGAAGGCCGGCGGACCGCTGGGCGCCTTCGTGCTGCTCAGCGCCCTGAACGACAAGGAAAGCCTAGTGGTGGTGGACGCCGCGCAGGCCACGCCCACCGCCGCAAAGCCGGCCACCCCCGCCGGCGTGGTCAAGGGCCAGCCCTACGTGCTGGGACGCGATCTGGCAGGCGTGGTCAACGTGACCAGTCAGGGCGGCGGCAGCTACCGCCTGACCACCGAGGACGGCTCGGTGCTGGCCGTCACCGTGGGCCGCAAGGCCGCGCAGACCTCCAACGGCTCGGTGGAACTGCCGCTCGCGCCCGCCACCGACGGCACCAACCTGATTTTT
Proteins encoded in this region:
- a CDS encoding macro domain-containing protein, yielding MPLALIQGDIAAQNCAAVVTAANRELAGGGGVDGVIHRAAGPELLRALRRIGGTPTGTAVITPAFGLEAQGVRYVIHAVGPVWRGGHHGEPELLAGAYRRSLDLAVEHGCPSIAFPSLSTGVYGYPGEKAAPVALATILDVLERYPALEVRVVLYDVGSLQVFQRALTRLRG